In a genomic window of Methanoregula sp.:
- a CDS encoding TIGR04084 family radical SAM/SPASM domain-containing protein, whose amino-acid sequence MYFHLILTDECNLCCRYCRAKAFEVLEESDDETAPRIDIDPDLPRDLDFDLDLLYTFLRKDPAPTLTFYGGEPLMRADLVDRIVREAPVQQFMIQTNGVLLDRLAPEIVNRFSTILVSLDGNEALTDSNRGTGVYRKVMENVRKIRERGYTGELIARMAVTERTDIAPAVHWLFQNPDYSFSSIHWQLDANFAGDFSRRHFADWVNASYNPGIRTLVSDWIEHMESTGKVTKLYPFLDPMEDLLLGKKSQLRCGSGHANYSIMTDGHIAPCPVMIGMKEYYVGHIRTADPQHLDRIFVGGECTGCGIYDFCGGRCLYSNITKPWNRAERKTVCGTVDNLYTTLKDEVPRVRRLIENGTIAPEAFAHEKFNGCEIIP is encoded by the coding sequence ATGTACTTCCATCTCATCCTCACCGACGAATGTAATCTCTGCTGCCGGTACTGCCGGGCCAAGGCATTTGAGGTACTGGAAGAGAGCGATGATGAAACTGCACCACGGATTGACATCGATCCCGATCTTCCCCGGGATCTGGATTTCGATCTTGACCTTCTCTATACATTCCTGCGAAAAGATCCCGCACCCACACTCACGTTTTACGGGGGAGAACCCCTCATGCGTGCGGATCTGGTCGATCGGATTGTGCGGGAGGCACCGGTACAGCAGTTCATGATCCAGACCAACGGGGTGCTGCTGGACCGGCTCGCGCCGGAGATTGTGAACCGTTTTTCCACGATCCTTGTCTCACTGGACGGAAACGAAGCTCTGACAGACAGCAACCGGGGGACGGGAGTGTACCGGAAGGTGATGGAAAACGTCAGGAAAATCCGGGAAAGGGGTTATACGGGAGAACTCATCGCACGGATGGCAGTAACCGAGAGAACCGACATTGCACCAGCCGTCCACTGGCTTTTTCAGAACCCGGACTATTCGTTCTCCTCTATCCACTGGCAGCTGGATGCGAATTTCGCCGGGGATTTTTCACGGCGTCACTTTGCTGACTGGGTGAATGCCAGCTACAATCCCGGGATCCGGACTCTCGTTTCAGACTGGATTGAACATATGGAATCTACGGGGAAAGTGACGAAACTGTACCCCTTCCTCGACCCAATGGAAGATTTGCTGCTGGGTAAAAAAAGCCAGCTCCGGTGCGGATCCGGACACGCGAACTACAGTATCATGACCGACGGGCATATCGCGCCCTGCCCGGTGATGATCGGGATGAAGGAGTATTACGTAGGACATATCCGGACTGCCGACCCGCAACACCTTGACAGGATTTTTGTCGGGGGAGAGTGCACCGGGTGCGGGATCTACGATTTCTGCGGGGGGCGGTGCCTGTACTCCAATATCACCAAACCATGGAACAGGGCGGAGCGAAAAACAGTCTGCGGAACGGTAGATAACCTCTACACGACACTTAAGGATGAAGTCCCCCGTGTCCGGCGTTTAATCGAGAACGGTACGATCGCTCCCGAGGCTTTTGCCCATGAAAAGTTCAACGGATGCGAGATCATCCCGTAA
- a CDS encoding CHASE4 domain-containing protein translates to MDIRKKTVVILCAAIACLILVLLVLSQTVVLDGFSRVEDQSAQKDTNRVLVALGNDINTLDAVAHDWASRDDTRTFLLTTTSAKSWSRLDPDTFERLQFNYILLTDTNGTLISGKGYNLDSHTEKPVPPDLALLLSSHQQIPTRIKSEFGTMGVLQFPEGPLMLAIRPVFSDPDQGQLIGYILMGRNLDAMELSRLSSLAQLPLELQPYSKEDLPADFRMAISQFPQSSSPFIQREGKEALTIDAPTYILPLGSNTLGTFSLIRDLSGQPVLILKVSIVRDIYDQGKSTTFYFVNLLILAGLVFGLAILLLLEKTVLSRILHLSGRLNDIGKKRDFSARVEMSGDDEIGSLADNVNGMIGELETSQEQLQGRLIQSEEKYRLFFNSITDPVIIYRSGEPGTYNSIIEANDAASDLLGYSRQELLLMSPEATMMRDVCDDKPELCRLAGTGDFIQYESSYRAKSGKLIPVEINARIFDEFGQRAVLTIARDITDRKMAEKALMQAHKKLNLLNFVTFNDIQNTLFTLSGYISLQKDLPTDTKMNEYLEKEDATLRRISHSLDFAKNYQDLGIKPPQWHNVNQTFVLAISHLDFSQITRRVRLDDLEIFTDPLLERVFFTLTGNIIKHGKTATQVTISYQETAESLQLIFEDNGAGIPDNLKEKIFQRGFGAQKGMSLFLAREILEITGITIRETGTYGKGARFEITVPKEAFRFPGKKG, encoded by the coding sequence TATTCGAAAAAAGACTGTTGTGATCTTATGCGCTGCTATAGCCTGTCTGATCCTTGTCCTGCTGGTATTATCTCAAACGGTCGTACTGGATGGATTCTCCCGTGTCGAGGATCAGAGTGCACAAAAAGATACCAACCGGGTTCTTGTTGCTCTGGGGAACGACATCAATACTCTGGATGCTGTGGCGCATGACTGGGCATCGCGTGATGATACGCGAACGTTTCTGCTCACAACGACTTCTGCGAAATCCTGGTCCCGGCTTGATCCGGATACGTTTGAGCGGCTCCAGTTCAATTATATCCTTCTTACCGACACAAATGGGACCTTGATCTCCGGAAAAGGATACAACCTTGACAGCCATACGGAAAAACCGGTTCCCCCCGATCTCGCCTTGCTGCTCTCATCTCATCAACAGATTCCCACAAGGATAAAATCCGAATTCGGTACCATGGGAGTCCTCCAGTTTCCTGAAGGTCCGCTGATGCTTGCGATACGCCCGGTTTTTTCTGATCCGGATCAAGGACAGTTGATCGGGTATATCCTGATGGGAAGAAACCTCGATGCCATGGAACTGTCCCGGCTTTCATCGCTGGCCCAGCTCCCGCTTGAACTGCAACCGTACAGCAAAGAAGATCTCCCCGCGGACTTCAGAATGGCGATCTCGCAATTCCCCCAGTCATCCTCGCCGTTCATCCAGCGCGAGGGAAAAGAAGCACTCACGATAGACGCCCCAACCTACATCCTGCCGCTTGGGAGTAATACGCTTGGGACTTTCTCGCTGATTCGCGACCTGTCGGGTCAGCCAGTACTGATCCTTAAAGTCAGCATTGTCCGGGATATCTATGATCAGGGAAAATCAACAACCTTTTATTTCGTGAATCTTCTCATTCTCGCCGGTCTTGTTTTCGGACTTGCGATACTCCTGCTTCTGGAAAAGACAGTACTCTCAAGGATCCTTCACCTGAGTGGGCGATTGAATGATATTGGGAAAAAGCGTGACTTTTCCGCCCGTGTTGAAATGAGTGGCGATGATGAGATCGGGTCACTTGCTGACAATGTAAACGGAATGATCGGTGAGCTGGAGACCTCCCAGGAGCAGCTCCAGGGCCGATTAATCCAGAGCGAAGAAAAATACCGGCTTTTCTTCAACAGCATTACAGATCCGGTAATTATTTACCGGTCCGGCGAACCAGGCACCTATAACTCAATTATCGAAGCAAACGATGCCGCCTCAGATCTTTTAGGGTATTCACGGCAGGAGCTTCTCCTGATGTCACCTGAAGCGACCATGATGAGGGATGTTTGCGACGATAAACCTGAGCTGTGCCGTTTGGCCGGAACGGGGGACTTTATCCAGTATGAATCGTCCTACCGGGCGAAAAGCGGAAAGTTGATTCCGGTTGAGATTAATGCCCGGATATTTGATGAGTTCGGACAGAGAGCAGTACTAACAATTGCTCGTGATATTACGGATCGTAAAATGGCAGAAAAGGCCTTAATGCAGGCCCATAAAAAGCTCAACCTGTTGAATTTCGTGACATTCAACGACATCCAGAATACTCTTTTTACCCTCAGTGGATATATCAGTCTGCAAAAGGATCTGCCGACCGATACGAAGATGAACGAGTATCTGGAGAAAGAAGATGCAACCCTGAGGAGAATTTCTCACTCGCTTGACTTTGCCAAAAATTATCAGGATCTGGGGATAAAACCCCCGCAGTGGCATAATGTTAATCAGACATTCGTACTGGCAATTTCTCATCTGGATTTTTCCCAGATCACTCGCAGGGTCAGACTTGATGATCTGGAAATTTTTACGGATCCTCTGCTTGAACGCGTATTTTTCACGCTTACAGGCAACATCATTAAACACGGAAAAACCGCAACACAGGTGACTATTAGTTACCAGGAAACTGCGGAGAGCCTCCAGCTCATTTTTGAGGACAACGGTGCCGGCATACCGGATAACCTGAAAGAAAAAATTTTCCAGCGCGGGTTTGGTGCACAGAAAGGTATGAGTCTCTTTCTTGCGCGCGAAATTCTCGAAATTACCGGAATTACCATCCGGGAGACGGGAACCTATGGAAAAGGCGCCCGTTTTGAAATTACTGTTCCAAAAGAAGCGTTCCGGTTCCCGGGAAAAAAGGGGTAA